Part of the Desulfuromonadales bacterium genome, GGTTGAAGCGTTTGCCCCATTTGGCCCAGCTCAGGTGTTCCCGTTCCCGGACGGCGGCGGAGGCATAGCGCTCGGCGACTTTGCCGCGGACCAGGATGTGGCCGAATTCGGTATTCGGCACCAGGACGGAATCGCTGAACAGGGCCGAACCGAGTCCCGTGCCGACCGTCACCAGCAGGACCACCCCAAGCCGCCCCCGACCGGCGCCGAAGCGCATTTCGGCGATGCCGGCCGCATCGGCATCGTTCAGCACATGAAAGGGACAACCCGTGGCATCGGCAAACAGGCCTGCCACATCGGTGCCGATCCAGGCCGGATCGATATTGGCCGCGGTCATCGCCCGGCCGTCATGAATTACGCCGGGGAATCCGCAGCCGACGGCGTCATTCCAGGAAAAGTCCCGGACCAGGCTGGCGACGGCCGCCTGTACGGCTTCCGGAGTGGCCGGCATCGGCGTCGGAATCCGCAGACGTTCGCCGACCAGACAGCCCTTATAGACGTCGACCACGCCTGCTTTGACACCGCTGCCGCCGATGTCGATGCCGAGAATGTGCATAGCCTCCTCCTGGTTCGAAATCCCATCCCGGACTGTTCGCCCGACAGTATAACCGACAATAGCCGGAATGACCGCATGGCAAAAGGGGACTTGCTACCTTACCTGAAGTAGCCTATCCCCTTTCCTGTATTGAGTCAGGCCGAAGGCTGAAATTTTAACTTCGCCGGTCCCGGCCGGCCGCCGGGTGACTTTCCTTGCTCGTCCAAGGAAAGTCACCAAAGGAAGGACGCTCACCTGGCGGTGGGCACTACTGTCGCATCGGTTCAGGGGTTCCGGAGACCGTTGGTGCAGTTAACACTGCCGGTGCTTCGTAGCAAGGAAGCCTTTCGCCGGGCTGGACGCCGGCGTCTGTCGCGA contains:
- a CDS encoding ROK family protein; protein product: MHILGIDIGGSGVKAGVVDVYKGCLVGERLRIPTPMPATPEAVQAAVASLVRDFSWNDAVGCGFPGVIHDGRAMTAANIDPAWIGTDVAGLFADATGCPFHVLNDADAAGIAEMRFGAGRGRLGVVLLVTVGTGLGSALFSDSVLVPNTEFGHILVRGKVAERYASAAVREREHLSWAKWGKRFNRYLQRMEELVWPDLFIIGGGASKKHERFFPQIAVQAEIVPAQLRNEAGIIGAALSAA